A stretch of the Gossypium hirsutum isolate 1008001.06 chromosome D07, Gossypium_hirsutum_v2.1, whole genome shotgun sequence genome encodes the following:
- the LOC107941298 gene encoding transcription factor MYB123: MDLYKQRERVGEIRSMGKSSCCSKEGLKKGAWTDWEDKILASYINVHGEGKWRNLPKRAGLKRCCRSCRLRWVNYLRPDIKRGNISHDEEELIIRLHNLLGNRWSLIAGRLPGRTDNEIKNYWNSTLSKRTKAQASIKYPRSSNFTHKTIPIESKLKESSKRSAIQTKAIGCSSKVMVPTQPPTSQGIDKLRDGKLYSTNNSQEMGGDIATVEAHNGTQVLDSLNSDGGSVLLSFEINELRKASDGNFEENRMQLLPFDEAMFEDWTTYPYLNDNAATGWDSLAFLIDTNDWP; the protein is encoded by the exons atggatttgtaTAAACAAAGGGAGAGAGTGGGAGAAATTAGAAGTATGGGGAAGAGTTCATGTTGCTCCAAAGAAGGACTTAAAAAAGGAGCTTGGACTGATTGGGAAGATAAAATACTTGCATCATATATTAATGTTCATGGGGAAGGCAAATGGAGAAACCTCCCCAAGAGAGCTG GTTTGAAAAGATGTTGCAGAAGTTGCAGACTTAGATGGGTGAATTATCTTAGACCAGACATCAAAAGAGGCAACATCTCCCATGATGAAGAAGAACTCATTATCAGACTCCATAATCTTCTTGGGAACAG ATGGTCTTTAATAGCCGGAAGGCTACCGGGGCGAACAGACAATGAAATCAAGAACTATTGGAATTCTACTTTGAGCAAGAGAACCAAAGCTCAAGCATCCATTAAATATCCTCGTTCAAGTAATTTTACACATAAAACGATACCAATCGAGTCTAAACTCAAGGAATCATCGAAAAGATCAGCGATTCAGACTAAAGCCATTGGGTGTAGCAGCAAGGTCATGGTCCCAACACAGCCACCTACAAGTCAAGGTATTGATAAGCTTCGAGATGGTAAACTTTACTCAACAAATAATAGTCAAGAAATGGGTGGTGACATTGCAACAGTTGAAGCTCATAATGGAACTCAAGTGCTTGATTCGTTGAACAGTGATGGCGGCTCGGTTTTGTTGAGCTTTGAAATCAATGAACTGCGGAAAGCAAGCGATGGAAATTTCGAGGAGAACCGTATGCAGCTGTTACCCTTTGATGAGGCAATGTTTGAGGATTGGACCACGTACCCTTATCTTAATGACAATGCCGCCACAGGTTGGGACTCTTTGGCCTTTCTGATTGACACTAACGACTGGCCATGA